The following proteins come from a genomic window of Maribacter sp. HTCC2170:
- a CDS encoding phosphoenolpyruvate carboxylase gives MHKTERLEEFKKSVNNKFNVYNSLFLNLPYRNIENVGMVVPLLLHQSVKGLKSGLNPQDILESFFQNYVNIENEKDRIDFMFRIIQYVERQVVLYDSVEDAAFPKLQEHSESLSIKDYFQLVNKTKSWDKVAEKLSSFSARIVLTAHPTQFYTPAVLDIMSDLRELIEENKIDDIDITLQQLGLTSLMNSKKPTPLDEAKNIIYILRHVYYDAMGDLYSYIKENIDDEDFQNHNIMKLGFWPGGDRDGNPFVTADITRNVSDELRISLMKCYYNDLKTLQKKLTFKELQVHVRELRDKFYAAMFNPETIVKYENIIETLSNIRGLLIDDYHGLYLSELDHFIDKVKIFKTHFATLDIRQDHSMHIRVVQEILVKNEIIIADISELSEEDLVKVLINKDLKVNSNDYEGTIKDTLVNISQLAAIQEKNGEEGCNRYIISNSEDIFSVLFVFGLFRWCGWKTNKITFDIIPLFETMKGMDNAEATMQYLYDLPIYREHLERRGDKQTMMLGFSDGTKDGGYLKANWSILKTKEVLSKVSKKQHIKALFFDGRGGPPARGGGKTHRFYAAQTKDIANNEIQLTIQGQTITSTYGTKEQFMHNSEQLLTAGLSNNLFGKENVISKEYRKLLEELSELSFNKYDALKKHEMFIPYLENRSTLKYYQKANIGSRPGKRGNKKQLELTDLRAISFVGSWSQLKQNVPGYFGIGTAIKSLKETGKLRQLKKMYKEVPFFKALMLNSMMSLTKCYFELTSYMKEDQKYGEFWQILHEEYQLSIDMLLQISGSNILMENEAISRESIEIRENIVLPLLVIQQYALQKIGQSTEYKELYEKIVTRSLYGNINASRNSA, from the coding sequence ATGCACAAAACTGAAAGATTAGAGGAATTCAAGAAATCGGTTAACAACAAATTCAATGTTTACAATAGCCTGTTTTTGAACCTGCCATATCGCAATATAGAAAACGTAGGAATGGTTGTGCCATTGCTTTTGCATCAATCTGTGAAAGGACTCAAATCAGGATTGAATCCGCAAGATATTTTGGAATCTTTCTTTCAGAACTATGTGAATATAGAAAATGAAAAGGATCGTATAGATTTTATGTTTCGTATAATTCAATATGTAGAACGTCAAGTTGTTTTATATGATAGTGTTGAGGATGCGGCATTTCCAAAGCTACAGGAACATAGTGAATCACTATCAATCAAAGATTATTTTCAACTAGTGAATAAGACTAAAAGTTGGGATAAAGTTGCTGAAAAATTATCTTCATTTAGTGCAAGAATCGTGCTTACAGCTCATCCAACGCAGTTCTATACCCCTGCTGTTTTGGATATAATGAGTGATTTACGTGAGCTAATCGAAGAAAATAAAATTGATGATATAGATATCACGCTACAGCAATTGGGACTAACATCATTGATGAACAGTAAAAAGCCAACACCTCTTGATGAGGCCAAGAATATCATCTACATTTTAAGACATGTTTATTACGATGCCATGGGTGACCTATATTCTTACATTAAAGAGAACATTGATGATGAGGATTTTCAGAACCATAATATCATGAAGCTTGGTTTTTGGCCAGGTGGTGATCGAGACGGGAACCCTTTTGTTACTGCAGATATTACGAGAAATGTTTCTGATGAACTTCGTATTAGTCTAATGAAGTGCTACTACAACGATCTCAAAACGCTTCAAAAGAAATTGACTTTCAAGGAACTCCAGGTACATGTAAGGGAATTAAGGGATAAATTCTATGCTGCTATGTTCAATCCTGAAACCATAGTTAAATATGAAAATATCATTGAAACCCTTTCCAATATTAGAGGGCTTTTAATCGATGATTACCACGGACTTTATTTGAGCGAATTAGATCATTTTATTGATAAAGTTAAAATTTTCAAGACCCACTTTGCCACATTGGATATTCGCCAAGATCATAGTATGCATATAAGGGTTGTACAGGAGATATTGGTGAAGAACGAAATAATAATAGCAGATATAAGCGAACTAAGCGAAGAAGATTTGGTCAAAGTATTAATTAACAAAGACCTGAAAGTAAATTCCAATGATTATGAGGGCACAATAAAAGATACCCTTGTGAATATTTCGCAGCTGGCCGCAATACAAGAAAAGAATGGCGAAGAAGGTTGTAACAGATATATTATCAGTAATTCTGAGGATATTTTCTCTGTACTTTTTGTTTTTGGTCTATTTAGATGGTGTGGTTGGAAAACCAACAAAATAACATTTGATATTATACCGCTTTTTGAAACCATGAAGGGGATGGACAATGCAGAGGCTACCATGCAATATTTGTATGATTTGCCTATTTATAGAGAGCATCTTGAAAGGCGGGGTGATAAACAGACTATGATGTTGGGCTTTTCTGATGGTACCAAAGATGGTGGATATTTAAAGGCAAACTGGTCTATCTTGAAAACAAAAGAAGTCCTTTCAAAAGTGTCTAAAAAACAACATATAAAAGCTTTGTTCTTTGATGGCCGCGGCGGACCACCAGCTCGTGGAGGTGGTAAAACACATAGATTTTATGCTGCGCAAACTAAGGACATTGCCAATAACGAAATTCAGTTAACAATTCAAGGCCAAACAATTACCAGTACCTACGGTACTAAAGAACAGTTCATGCATAACAGCGAACAATTGTTAACAGCAGGGTTATCCAACAATCTTTTTGGGAAGGAAAATGTAATCTCTAAAGAGTATAGAAAGTTACTTGAGGAATTATCAGAATTGAGTTTTAACAAATATGATGCATTAAAAAAACATGAAATGTTTATTCCATATCTGGAAAACCGAAGTACACTTAAATATTACCAAAAGGCCAATATAGGCAGTAGACCTGGAAAACGAGGTAATAAAAAGCAGTTGGAATTAACTGATCTAAGAGCTATTTCCTTTGTGGGGTCGTGGAGTCAATTAAAACAAAACGTACCTGGTTATTTTGGAATTGGTACAGCCATTAAGTCTTTAAAAGAAACAGGAAAGTTACGCCAGTTGAAAAAAATGTATAAAGAAGTTCCATTCTTTAAGGCTTTGATGCTCAATAGTATGATGTCTTTGACCAAGTGTTATTTTGAGCTAACAAGTTATATGAAGGAAGACCAGAAGTATGGTGAATTTTGGCAAATTCTTCACGAGGAATATCAGTTGTCTATTGATATGTTATTACAGATTTCTGGTTCGAATATATTGATGGAAAATGAGGCGATTTCTAGAGAGTCTATTGAGATTCGTGAGAACATAGTATTGCCCTTATTAGTAATTCAACAGTATGCCTTACAGAAAATAGGACAATCAACAGAATACAAAGAATTGTATGAAAAAATAGTAACACGGTCACTTTATGGTAACATTAACGCAAGTAGGAATTCGGCTTAG
- a CDS encoding uracil-DNA glycosylase family protein produces the protein MFLHSHPYEPFIFEEVTKLIVGTLPPPRFTTKELKKRDVDFSYGSRDGQLWPILDCIFDLNLLFETSEEAIYQRKNFLRTRKIGVCDIVESAERLKVDASDLGMRNIKLRNVLSYVEDLPNVKTLLFTGGNSKNGPEYFFRQLLKKHNISLDVINNDVPRIHQFELSDSSRVIRTVSLTAPSGAANRAVGSINEYKRLKAENPNFNTFDFRVLQYMSFF, from the coding sequence TTGTTCCTACATTCCCACCCATATGAACCATTTATTTTTGAGGAGGTGACCAAACTTATAGTTGGTACGCTGCCACCTCCCAGATTCACAACCAAGGAATTGAAAAAAAGGGATGTTGATTTTTCTTATGGGAGTCGAGACGGACAATTGTGGCCCATCCTTGATTGCATTTTTGATTTAAATCTTTTGTTTGAAACCAGCGAAGAGGCAATATATCAGCGAAAAAACTTTCTTAGAACTCGAAAAATTGGTGTTTGTGATATAGTTGAAAGTGCAGAACGGTTGAAAGTCGATGCCTCTGACTTGGGAATGAGGAATATTAAGCTACGCAATGTTCTTTCTTATGTAGAGGATTTGCCAAATGTAAAGACCCTACTCTTTACCGGCGGAAACAGTAAAAATGGTCCAGAGTACTTCTTTAGGCAACTGTTGAAGAAACATAATATTAGCCTGGATGTGATTAATAACGATGTGCCTCGCATCCATCAATTTGAACTTTCAGACAGTTCAAGAGTTATCAGAACAGTTTCTCTCACAGCTCCTTCCGGAGCTGCAAATAGGGCAGTGGGTAGCATAAACGAATACAAGAGATTAAAGGCCGAAAACCCCAACTTCAATACATTTGATTTCAGGGTGTTGCAATACATGTCATTTTTTTGA
- a CDS encoding 30S ribosomal protein THX, which produces MGKGDIKTKRGKIANKSYGARRPRKAVKEAIPAKKKKAKKKK; this is translated from the coding sequence ATGGGAAAAGGCGATATCAAGACAAAAAGAGGTAAAATAGCCAATAAATCATACGGGGCAAGAAGGCCAAGAAAAGCAGTTAAAGAAGCGATTCCGGCCAAGAAAAAAAAGGCGAAAAAGAAAAAGTGA
- the yaaA gene encoding peroxide stress protein YaaA: MKIVISPAKSLNFESELPNSRYSQPHFIEQSERLNKVLAKKRPNALSKLMGISKNLAELNWERNQKFSVPFSPENARPAVYAFNGDVYQGLDAYTIPEEKLDQLQNTLRILSGLYGILKPLDLIQPYRLEMGTQLKIARRKNLYEFWKKQLTDYLNAELEDGELFINLASNEYFGAIEEKNLKVPVITPIFKDWKNDKLKVISFFAKKARGSMVRYIIENDAKSLDDIKGFNLDDYMFSKEHTLKENQPVFIR, encoded by the coding sequence ATGAAAATTGTTATATCCCCAGCAAAATCATTGAATTTTGAAAGTGAATTGCCCAATTCAAGGTATTCACAACCTCATTTTATTGAGCAATCCGAAAGGTTGAATAAAGTTTTGGCAAAGAAAAGGCCAAATGCATTGTCTAAACTAATGGGGATTTCAAAGAATTTGGCCGAGCTTAATTGGGAACGTAACCAAAAATTTTCAGTACCGTTCTCTCCTGAAAATGCCAGACCAGCGGTTTATGCCTTCAATGGCGATGTTTATCAAGGTCTGGATGCCTACACTATTCCTGAGGAGAAGCTAGACCAACTTCAAAACACATTGCGGATATTGTCTGGTTTATATGGAATTTTAAAACCCTTGGATTTAATTCAGCCTTATCGTCTAGAAATGGGAACCCAATTAAAAATAGCCCGAAGAAAGAACCTCTATGAATTTTGGAAAAAACAATTGACTGATTACCTTAATGCTGAACTTGAAGATGGAGAATTGTTTATTAATTTGGCAAGCAATGAGTACTTTGGGGCCATTGAGGAAAAAAATTTAAAAGTACCTGTTATTACTCCTATTTTTAAGGATTGGAAGAATGATAAATTAAAAGTCATTAGTTTCTTTGCCAAGAAAGCCCGTGGCTCAATGGTCAGGTACATTATTGAAAATGATGCCAAGTCTTTGGATGATATCAAAGGATTTAATCTTGACGACTATATGTTCAGCAAGGAGCATACCCTGAAGGAAAATCAACCCGTATTTATCCGCTAA
- a CDS encoding RluA family pseudouridine synthase: protein MESAMGPELNDEELYEHHKFIASKGQEPLRVDKFLMNFIENATRNKIQQAAKDGHIWVNEKIVKQNYKVKAGDEVKVLFEHPPYELLLTPENIPLDIVYEDDVLLVVNKPAGMVVHPGHGNYTGTLINALLYHSKDLPVNSNDRPGLVHRIDKDTSGLLVVAKTEAAMTHLAKQFFDKTSEREYVALVWGNVEDESGTIEGNIARNPKNRLQMQVFPEGEQGKEAVTHYGVLERLGYVTLVSCKLETGRTHQIRVHMKYIGHTLFNDERYGGDKVLKGTTFTKYKQFVDNAFKILPRQALHAKTLGFVHPVSGEMMRFDSEIPEDMSLCIDKWKDYAKHSM from the coding sequence ATGGAGTCCGCCATGGGTCCAGAACTCAACGACGAAGAACTCTATGAACATCATAAGTTCATAGCATCTAAAGGTCAAGAACCCCTTCGTGTCGATAAATTTTTGATGAACTTCATAGAAAATGCAACTCGGAATAAAATTCAGCAGGCTGCAAAAGATGGCCATATTTGGGTCAATGAAAAAATCGTTAAACAAAATTATAAGGTAAAGGCTGGTGATGAGGTGAAAGTATTGTTTGAACACCCACCATATGAGCTATTACTAACTCCGGAAAATATTCCTTTAGATATTGTTTATGAAGATGATGTGTTACTGGTAGTGAACAAACCTGCCGGTATGGTGGTTCATCCAGGTCATGGAAATTATACTGGAACTCTGATCAATGCACTTTTATATCATAGTAAAGATTTGCCTGTAAACAGTAATGACCGGCCAGGACTGGTACACCGAATTGATAAAGATACCTCTGGTTTACTCGTTGTTGCCAAGACGGAGGCTGCTATGACCCATTTGGCTAAACAGTTTTTTGATAAAACCTCGGAACGTGAATATGTTGCTTTGGTGTGGGGTAATGTAGAAGATGAAAGCGGAACAATTGAAGGTAATATTGCGCGAAATCCCAAGAACCGATTACAAATGCAGGTTTTTCCTGAAGGAGAACAAGGAAAAGAGGCGGTTACACATTATGGGGTTTTAGAACGTCTTGGGTACGTTACTTTGGTTTCTTGCAAGTTGGAAACTGGTCGTACACACCAAATAAGAGTACATATGAAGTATATAGGGCACACCTTGTTCAATGATGAGCGCTATGGGGGTGATAAAGTGCTTAAAGGAACAACCTTTACCAAATACAAACAATTTGTTGATAATGCTTTTAAAATACTACCAAGACAAGCACTGCATGCGAAAACGCTTGGTTTTGTTCATCCCGTTTCCGGTGAAATGATGCGATTTGATTCTGAAATTCCTGAAGATATGAGCCTTTGTATTGATAAATGGAAGGATTATGCAAAACATAGTATGTAA
- a CDS encoding PASTA domain-containing protein — translation MKNFFNFLRSKTFLIQIGLALVLSVLLVFLSLRWLNGSTNHGEFVEVPDFAKMSVMDMRQAVEDAGLRYEVLDSANFNPEYPRFSIIEQDPKAGNKVKENRKIYFTVNPSGYKKVTVPNIIQVTQRNASSMLKAVGLDVQRVSYIDELGKDMVYQIKYKGKYVKPGDKLPKTSKIELICGNGSITTRAQIKADSE, via the coding sequence ATGAAGAATTTTTTCAATTTTTTGAGAAGCAAAACATTTTTAATTCAAATAGGGTTGGCTCTTGTTTTATCTGTGCTTTTGGTTTTTCTCTCCTTACGATGGTTGAACGGTTCAACCAACCACGGTGAATTTGTTGAAGTTCCCGATTTTGCAAAGATGTCGGTAATGGATATGCGCCAGGCCGTGGAGGATGCTGGATTGCGTTATGAAGTACTTGATTCTGCTAATTTTAATCCAGAATATCCAAGATTTTCTATCATAGAACAGGATCCAAAGGCTGGAAACAAAGTAAAGGAAAACAGAAAGATTTATTTCACTGTAAATCCGTCTGGTTATAAAAAGGTAACAGTTCCTAATATTATACAGGTAACGCAAAGAAATGCATCCTCGATGTTAAAAGCGGTAGGGTTGGATGTACAACGGGTTAGTTATATTGATGAGTTGGGCAAGGACATGGTATACCAAATCAAGTATAAAGGAAAGTATGTTAAGCCTGGGGATAAGCTTCCAAAAACTTCGAAAATAGAATTAATCTGTGGAAATGGCTCAATTACCACCCGTGCCCAGATTAAAGCTGATTCTGAATAA
- a CDS encoding D-alanine--D-alanine ligase — MKKKVAIIMGGYSSEYKISLKSGNVVHDYLDKEKYERYRIHIFKQKWVYVDDVNAEHEVNKDDFSIQVNNEKIVFDCVFNAIHGTPGEDGLMQAYFELLGIPQTSCGYYQAALTFNKRDLLSVLKPYGIKSAPSYYLNLGDEINEDAIIEQVGLPCFVKANKAGSSFGISKVNEKDRLKEAIEFAYKEDDEIIIEGFLDGTEVSVGVIKYKGETKVLPITEIVTENDFFDYEAKYEGKSQEITPARISSRQEKNVIQAAKRAYDVLKMTGFSRSEFIFIGDEPFMLEMNTTPGLTTESILPQQAGEAGISLSELFGGAIEEVLPKNH, encoded by the coding sequence ATGAAGAAAAAAGTGGCCATTATTATGGGTGGATACTCAAGTGAGTATAAAATATCTCTCAAAAGTGGAAATGTGGTTCATGATTATTTGGATAAAGAAAAATATGAGCGTTATAGAATTCACATATTTAAGCAAAAATGGGTGTATGTTGATGATGTCAATGCGGAACATGAGGTGAACAAGGATGATTTCTCTATTCAGGTCAACAATGAAAAGATTGTTTTTGATTGTGTTTTTAATGCCATTCATGGTACGCCAGGGGAAGATGGGCTAATGCAAGCTTATTTTGAATTGCTAGGTATTCCACAGACTTCCTGTGGTTATTACCAAGCTGCTTTAACCTTTAACAAAAGAGATTTATTAAGCGTTCTTAAACCTTATGGAATAAAATCCGCGCCATCATACTATCTAAATCTAGGTGATGAAATAAATGAAGATGCCATAATCGAACAAGTAGGGTTGCCATGTTTTGTAAAGGCCAATAAAGCGGGGAGTAGTTTTGGAATAAGTAAAGTGAATGAAAAGGATAGATTAAAAGAAGCCATTGAATTTGCCTATAAGGAAGATGATGAAATAATAATAGAAGGTTTCTTGGACGGAACCGAAGTTTCAGTCGGTGTAATCAAATACAAAGGGGAAACTAAGGTTCTACCGATAACAGAGATTGTTACTGAGAATGATTTTTTTGATTACGAAGCCAAGTATGAAGGTAAGTCACAGGAAATAACACCCGCCAGGATCAGTTCCCGACAAGAAAAAAACGTGATTCAAGCTGCAAAACGAGCTTATGACGTTCTGAAAATGACCGGATTTTCAAGAAGTGAGTTCATTTTTATAGGTGATGAACCGTTTATGTTAGAAATGAATACCACTCCAGGCCTTACAACAGAAAGTATATTACCTCAACAAGCTGGCGAAGCTGGAATTTCATTATCTGAATTGTTCGGAGGTGCTATTGAGGAAGTATTGCCCAAAAACCACTAA
- the coaD gene encoding pantetheine-phosphate adenylyltransferase gives MRRAIFPGSFDPLTLGHHDIISRGITLFDELIIAVGINADKKYMFTLDQRLGFINGAFKNEPKIKVMTYEGLTVDFCEKIGAEFILRGLRNPADFEFEKAIAHTNRKLSEIETVFLLTSSGKSYISSSIVRDVIRNGGNYSILVPDSVKVK, from the coding sequence ATGAGACGTGCTATTTTTCCAGGTTCCTTTGACCCTCTAACCCTAGGTCATCATGACATTATCTCTAGGGGCATTACCCTTTTTGATGAATTGATCATAGCGGTAGGTATTAATGCGGACAAGAAATATATGTTCACTTTAGATCAACGTCTTGGATTCATCAATGGTGCATTTAAAAATGAACCCAAAATAAAAGTAATGACCTATGAAGGACTTACTGTTGATTTTTGCGAAAAGATTGGCGCAGAATTTATTTTACGAGGTTTGAGAAATCCAGCAGATTTTGAATTCGAAAAAGCAATTGCCCATACAAATAGAAAATTATCTGAAATTGAGACCGTCTTTTTACTTACTTCTTCAGGCAAGTCATATATAAGCTCTTCAATAGTAAGGGATGTGATACGAAATGGTGGGAATTATTCAATTTTGGTTCCAGATAGTGTAAAGGTAAAATAG
- a CDS encoding PAS domain S-box protein — protein sequence MIKRSQIDPNNYLIKQLPQATAFLNKKLEVVHASDRWINAFDFTDRKITGKKINQLLGKSFDSHQKILKECLKGIIHEGRIENHIDENNEEKWFEWIDLPWYDEKENIIGVIIQIEDVTQRVLNDLKLAKLEALINVQSETTKTGTWEYDAVKDCLLWCDITKDIHEVNTNFEPNIDTAINYYKNGHSRNTISMAFDLAMREGKSWNEKLQIITEKGNEIWVIASGQPVFKNNKFIGLIGTFKDINEQVLSDIKTRESEQLLKTLIDNLPINIYVKDINLRKILVNKAECEFNGAKNPEELLGKTDFDFLDKKSAQLSADEEYKVMDSLIPILAREDICKTKDGKETLFLGSKIPLLNEDNEVAGIIGMSLDITEKRDAEIKLEEKDRYFRSIFNSSYQFTGILDIDGTLLEINDTALDFANKKLEDIVGKKFWDAYWWPIPDFVKGGLKQVVKSAAKGEFMRSEIKVLDKDKNPIPVDFSLKPIYNDNNKVVSLLAEGRMITEMVAARDKIKESEQKFRTLYVMSPISFILYDYETGRILDFNPSFENISGYDKTNIDEIVFWDFLKNTNNQNKEQINLELENNGAFGPFEEKIINKDGKEYSVIINKSLIVNRKGEKLVWTIIQDISESVKKEQQIREERKLLKTLIDNLPLNVYIKDTQSRKILVNQAECDYLGVDSEEELLGKSDFDLYDKKTAQEFRNEDLGVISTLKPILGQETIKKKKDGTISTFLSSKIPLKGEDGSVTGLVGISLDISELKQKEEELRGLINVTSLQNKKLLEFAHIVSHNLRSHSANFSMLLEFLINEKNETERNNIIKMLEDASNNLLETLENLNQVLAISTNINLKKKSINLNKKINKVTNKLDGLLKKKKVKIYNKISDDVYIPTIPTYVESILVNFITNAIKYKSPKRDPVIKLSTESKNGFTILSIEDNGLGIDLKKYGDKLFGMYKTFHNTNGSRGIGLYITKNQIEAMNGKVTVSSTVGSGTTFNIYFNEEN from the coding sequence ATGATAAAAAGAAGTCAAATAGATCCTAATAATTATTTAATAAAACAGCTGCCACAAGCAACTGCTTTTTTAAATAAAAAATTAGAAGTAGTACATGCTTCTGATCGGTGGATCAATGCTTTTGATTTCACAGACAGAAAGATTACAGGTAAGAAAATAAATCAACTTTTAGGAAAAAGCTTTGACAGTCATCAAAAAATTCTCAAAGAATGCCTAAAAGGAATTATCCATGAAGGCCGTATCGAAAACCATATTGATGAAAATAACGAGGAAAAATGGTTCGAATGGATCGATCTCCCCTGGTATGATGAAAAAGAAAATATCATTGGAGTCATCATACAAATAGAAGATGTAACCCAAAGAGTTTTAAATGATTTAAAACTAGCAAAACTTGAGGCACTCATAAATGTGCAGTCAGAAACGACAAAAACTGGGACATGGGAATATGATGCAGTAAAAGATTGCCTTCTTTGGTGCGATATTACCAAAGATATTCATGAGGTAAATACAAATTTTGAACCCAACATTGATACTGCCATTAATTATTATAAAAACGGTCATAGTCGAAATACAATATCCATGGCATTTGACTTAGCCATGAGAGAAGGCAAGTCCTGGAATGAAAAATTACAAATCATAACAGAAAAAGGCAATGAAATATGGGTAATTGCATCTGGTCAACCCGTTTTTAAGAATAATAAATTCATTGGCCTTATCGGCACATTCAAAGACATTAATGAACAAGTATTATCAGATATAAAAACCAGGGAAAGTGAACAACTACTTAAAACATTAATAGACAATCTTCCAATTAACATTTATGTCAAAGACATTAATTTACGGAAAATTTTAGTCAACAAGGCAGAATGTGAATTCAATGGGGCAAAAAATCCTGAAGAACTTTTAGGGAAAACAGATTTTGACTTTCTAGACAAAAAATCTGCTCAATTATCAGCTGATGAGGAGTACAAAGTGATGGACTCGCTTATACCTATATTAGCTAGAGAGGATATCTGTAAAACTAAAGATGGAAAAGAGACTCTCTTTTTGGGCTCAAAAATTCCACTTTTAAATGAAGATAATGAGGTAGCTGGTATAATCGGAATGTCTTTGGACATTACGGAAAAAAGGGATGCCGAAATAAAACTCGAAGAAAAAGACAGGTACTTCAGAAGCATTTTTAATTCCTCTTATCAATTTACAGGAATTCTTGACATCGATGGCACTCTTTTAGAAATCAATGACACTGCACTTGATTTTGCAAATAAAAAATTAGAAGACATAGTAGGTAAAAAATTCTGGGACGCCTATTGGTGGCCCATACCAGATTTTGTAAAAGGAGGGTTAAAACAGGTGGTGAAATCAGCTGCCAAAGGTGAATTCATGCGAAGTGAGATTAAAGTTCTAGACAAGGATAAAAATCCTATTCCGGTCGATTTTTCACTAAAGCCCATTTACAATGACAATAACAAAGTCGTTTCTCTGCTAGCTGAAGGTAGAATGATTACTGAAATGGTTGCAGCCAGAGACAAAATAAAAGAGAGCGAACAAAAATTTAGGACATTATATGTAATGTCACCGATTAGTTTCATTTTGTACGATTATGAAACTGGGAGAATTTTAGATTTCAACCCCTCTTTTGAAAATATTTCTGGATATGATAAAACAAATATTGATGAGATTGTTTTTTGGGATTTTCTAAAAAATACCAATAACCAAAACAAAGAGCAGATTAACCTCGAACTAGAAAACAATGGAGCTTTTGGCCCATTTGAAGAAAAAATCATCAATAAAGATGGTAAAGAATATTCAGTGATTATAAATAAATCATTGATCGTAAATAGAAAAGGAGAAAAATTAGTTTGGACAATAATTCAGGATATTTCTGAATCGGTGAAAAAAGAGCAGCAAATAAGAGAAGAACGAAAACTATTAAAAACACTGATTGACAATTTACCATTAAACGTATATATAAAGGATACCCAGTCAAGAAAAATTTTGGTCAATCAGGCAGAATGTGATTATCTGGGCGTGGACAGTGAGGAGGAACTCTTAGGGAAGAGTGATTTTGATTTATATGATAAGAAAACGGCTCAAGAATTTCGTAATGAGGACCTGGGGGTAATTAGTACCTTAAAACCAATACTTGGACAAGAGACCATTAAAAAGAAAAAAGACGGGACCATTAGTACTTTTCTAAGCTCTAAAATCCCTTTAAAAGGGGAAGACGGAAGTGTAACTGGATTAGTTGGAATTAGTCTAGACATATCTGAGTTAAAGCAAAAAGAGGAAGAACTTAGAGGTTTAATAAATGTTACCTCTTTACAAAACAAGAAACTTTTGGAATTTGCCCATATAGTTTCCCATAATTTAAGATCACACTCCGCAAATTTTTCTATGCTCTTAGAATTCTTGATCAATGAGAAAAATGAGACTGAGAGAAACAACATAATTAAAATGCTTGAAGATGCATCCAATAATTTACTTGAAACCTTAGAAAACCTTAATCAGGTTCTTGCAATTAGCACAAACATCAACTTAAAAAAGAAATCAATAAATCTGAATAAAAAAATAAATAAGGTAACGAATAAACTTGATGGGCTACTTAAGAAGAAAAAAGTAAAAATTTACAACAAAATTTCGGATGATGTTTACATACCTACCATCCCTACATATGTCGAAAGTATTTTGGTGAATTTTATTACCAACGCCATTAAATACAAATCCCCAAAGCGAGACCCGGTTATCAAATTAAGTACCGAAAGTAAAAATGGGTTTACCATTCTGAGCATTGAGGACAATGGACTTGGAATAGATTTAAAAAAATATGGTGATAAACTATTCGGAATGTACAAGACCTTCCACAATACCAATGGATCTAGAGGCATTGGACTTTACATCACGAAAAATCAAATAGAGGCAATGAACGGAAAAGTAACCGTATCAAGTACAGTTGGATCTGGAACAACATTTAATATTTATTTCAATGAAGAAAATTAA
- a CDS encoding two-component system response regulator — MKKINSIFIVDDDPIMVFGIRKMLNSIECNTISTFGNGKLAIDGIKKAMNDGNPVPEIIFLDINMPIMDGWQFLEDFVELPIKEKVRINIVTSSIDPIDHQNWANYNERTHHMISFNTKPVSRAEIIDITRPVE; from the coding sequence ATGAAGAAAATTAATTCAATTTTTATAGTAGATGATGATCCAATTATGGTTTTCGGAATTCGGAAAATGCTTAATTCGATAGAATGTAATACCATTAGCACTTTCGGAAATGGTAAATTAGCCATTGATGGCATAAAAAAGGCAATGAATGACGGCAACCCTGTTCCCGAAATTATTTTCTTGGATATCAATATGCCAATTATGGATGGATGGCAATTCTTAGAAGATTTTGTAGAACTCCCTATAAAGGAAAAAGTCCGGATTAATATTGTGACTTCTTCAATCGACCCTATAGACCATCAAAATTGGGCGAATTATAATGAAAGAACACATCATATGATATCTTTCAACACTAAGCCTGTTAGCAGAGCCGAGATAATTGATATAACAAGACCTGTCGAATAA